A window of Streptomyces marispadix contains these coding sequences:
- a CDS encoding NAD-glutamate dehydrogenase, with amino-acid sequence MQTKLDEAKAERLEEAARVAEESPAGGQHPARGLENGSLRAFLQRYYLHTAPEDLTDRDPVDILGAAFSHYRLAQERPQGTANVRVHTPSVDENGWTCTHTVIEVVTDDMPFLVDSVTNELSRQHRGIHVVIHPQMIVRRDVTGKLLEVLDAGRDKLGPGPARELPHDAVTESWIHVEIDRETDRDDLKQINDDLLRILSDVREAVEDWRKMRGAALSVADELEREPVAADVPAQEVEESRELLRWLADDHFTFLGYREYELSEEVPDSDGELTLTPVAGTGLGILRSDPQHTTGDDGHPVSPSFSRLPADARAKAREHHLLVLTKANSRATVHRSSYLDYVGVKKFDADGNVVGERRFLGLFSSAAYTESVRRVPVIRRKVAEVLTSAGFAPDSHAGRDLLQILETYPRDELFQIPVDQLRSIATSVLYLQERRKLRLYLRKDEYGRYYSALVYLPRDRYTTSVRLRLTEILSEELGGTNVDFSVWNTESVLTRLHFVIRLKAGAQLPELTDAEADRIEARLAEAARSWADGYMEALTAEFGEEQAAELGHLYSANSFPEGYEGYKADFPPRAAVADLQHLDRLARREPGEPDFSLSLYEPVGAGAGERRFKIFRIGEPVSLSAVLPALQAMGVEVVDERPYELRCSDKSKAWIYDFGLRMPVSHAHGLGEDARERFQDAFTAVWTGRAENDGLNSLVLSAGLTWRQATVLRSYAKYLRQAGATFSPTYMEDTLRHNVHTTRLLVNLFEARLDPSRSRAGHELTDGLLEELDGALDQVASLDEDRILRSFLTVIRATLRTNYFQSSGSGSGGTKDPAAKPHEYLSVKLDPQAIPDLPAPRPEYEIWVYSPRVEGVHLRFGKVARGGLRWSDRREDFRTEILGLVKAQEVKNTVIVPVGAKGGFVCKQLPDPAADRDAWLAEGIACYKTFISGLLDITDNLVAGDVVHPEDVVRHDEDDTYLVVAADKGTATFSDIANEVAEAYGFWLGDAFASGGSAGYDHKGMGITARGAWESVKRHFRELGHDTQTQDFTAVGVGDMSGDVFGNGMLLSEHIRLIAAFDHRHIFLDPDPDAATSYAERRRLFELPRSSWEDYDTSLISAGGGVYPRTAKSVPVTPQVREALGIDSKAGKVTPAELMRAILAAPVDLLWNGGIGTYVKASTETNADVGDKANDAIRIDGQDLRVKVVGEGGNLGLTQLGRIEFALNGGHVNTDAIDNSAGVDTSDHEVNIKILLNSVVTNGDMTVKQRNTLLSEMTDEVAELVLRNNYAQNVALANSIEVAPGLLQAHHRHIRRLEKEGKLDRALEFLPSDKQIRERLAAGQGLTQPELAVLLAYTKITVSDDLIHTTLPDDPYLQQLAQAYFPRALREKFPEEIVGHALRREIVTTLLVNDTVNSGGSSLVHRMKEETGASTEEVVRAHTAARAIFRLGEIWDEAEALDNIVAADVLTSIRLQSRRLVERGTRWLLNNRPQPLQLAETIELFSDRVATVWDELPKLLKGDDRAWHQAILDRLDGAGVPSELALRVAGFSAAFSGLDVVAVADRTGVQLLDVAAVYHDLADRLGITQLQERVSELPRADRWQSMARSAIREDLYAAHQLIAADVLSEGDGAATPEQRYEKWEAKNKTILSRARATLDEIQASETFDLANLSVAMRTMRTLLRSNR; translated from the coding sequence ATGCAGACCAAGCTGGACGAAGCAAAGGCCGAGCGGCTGGAGGAAGCCGCCCGGGTAGCTGAAGAGAGCCCAGCCGGGGGCCAGCACCCGGCGCGGGGTCTTGAGAACGGTTCGCTCAGGGCGTTCCTCCAGCGCTACTACCTGCACACCGCGCCGGAGGACCTCACCGACCGCGACCCGGTGGACATCCTCGGTGCGGCGTTCTCTCACTACCGTCTGGCGCAGGAGCGTCCGCAGGGCACGGCCAATGTGCGTGTGCACACGCCTTCGGTGGACGAGAACGGCTGGACCTGCACGCACACCGTCATCGAAGTCGTCACCGACGACATGCCTTTCCTCGTCGACTCGGTCACCAACGAGCTGTCACGCCAGCACCGCGGCATCCACGTCGTGATCCACCCTCAGATGATCGTGCGCCGCGACGTCACGGGGAAGCTGCTGGAGGTGCTCGACGCCGGTCGCGACAAGCTCGGCCCGGGGCCCGCTCGTGAACTGCCGCACGACGCCGTCACCGAGTCCTGGATTCATGTCGAGATCGACCGCGAGACCGACCGGGACGACCTCAAGCAGATCAACGACGATCTGCTGCGCATCCTGTCCGACGTACGTGAGGCCGTGGAGGACTGGCGGAAGATGCGCGGCGCCGCGCTGTCCGTCGCCGACGAGCTGGAGCGTGAGCCCGTCGCCGCCGACGTGCCCGCCCAGGAGGTCGAGGAGTCGCGTGAGCTGCTGCGCTGGCTTGCCGACGACCACTTCACCTTCCTCGGCTACCGCGAGTACGAGCTGTCGGAGGAAGTCCCCGACAGCGACGGGGAGTTGACGCTCACCCCGGTCGCGGGCACCGGCCTGGGGATTCTGCGTTCCGATCCGCAGCACACCACCGGCGACGACGGCCACCCGGTGTCGCCGTCGTTCAGCAGGCTCCCCGCCGACGCCCGCGCCAAGGCCCGCGAACACCATCTGCTGGTGCTGACGAAGGCCAACAGCCGTGCCACGGTGCACCGTTCGTCGTATCTCGACTACGTGGGCGTCAAGAAGTTCGACGCCGACGGCAATGTCGTCGGTGAGCGCCGCTTCCTCGGGCTGTTCTCGTCCGCCGCGTACACCGAGTCGGTGCGCCGCGTCCCCGTCATCCGCCGCAAGGTCGCCGAGGTGCTGACGTCGGCGGGGTTCGCGCCCGACAGCCACGCCGGCCGTGACCTGCTTCAGATCCTGGAGACCTACCCGCGCGACGAGCTGTTCCAGATCCCCGTCGACCAGCTGCGTTCCATCGCGACGTCGGTGCTCTACCTCCAGGAGCGCCGCAAGCTCCGCCTGTATCTCCGCAAGGACGAGTACGGGCGCTACTACTCGGCACTGGTGTATCTGCCGCGTGACCGCTACACCACGTCCGTGCGGCTGCGCCTCACCGAGATCCTCAGTGAGGAACTGGGCGGCACCAACGTCGACTTCAGCGTCTGGAACACCGAATCGGTCCTCACCAGGCTGCACTTCGTCATCCGCCTGAAGGCGGGCGCGCAGCTTCCGGAGCTGACCGACGCCGAGGCCGACCGCATCGAGGCACGCCTCGCGGAGGCCGCCCGCTCCTGGGCCGACGGCTACATGGAGGCGCTGACCGCCGAGTTCGGCGAGGAGCAGGCCGCCGAGCTGGGCCATCTCTACAGCGCGAACTCCTTCCCCGAGGGGTACGAGGGGTACAAGGCGGACTTCCCGCCGCGTGCGGCCGTCGCCGACCTCCAGCACCTCGACAGGCTCGCCCGCCGCGAGCCCGGCGAGCCGGACTTCTCCCTGAGCCTCTACGAGCCGGTGGGCGCCGGCGCGGGCGAACGCCGCTTCAAGATCTTCCGCATCGGTGAGCCCGTCTCCCTGTCCGCCGTGCTGCCGGCGCTTCAGGCGATGGGCGTCGAGGTCGTCGACGAGCGTCCGTACGAGCTGCGTTGCAGCGACAAGAGCAAGGCGTGGATCTACGACTTCGGTCTGCGCATGCCCGTCTCCCACGCACATGGTCTCGGCGAGGACGCGCGGGAGCGTTTCCAGGACGCCTTCACGGCGGTGTGGACGGGCCGCGCGGAGAACGACGGACTCAACTCGCTCGTGCTGTCCGCCGGTCTGACGTGGCGCCAGGCGACGGTGCTGCGTTCGTATGCGAAGTATCTGCGGCAGGCGGGCGCCACGTTCAGCCCGACGTACATGGAGGACACCCTCCGGCACAACGTGCACACCACGCGACTGCTGGTGAACCTCTTCGAGGCGCGCCTCGACCCCAGCCGCTCCCGCGCCGGCCACGAGCTGACGGACGGCCTGCTGGAGGAGCTGGACGGGGCGCTGGACCAGGTCGCCAGCCTCGACGAGGACCGCATCCTGCGTTCCTTCCTCACCGTCATCCGGGCCACGCTGCGCACCAACTACTTCCAGAGCTCGGGAAGCGGGTCGGGCGGCACGAAGGACCCGGCGGCCAAGCCGCACGAGTATCTGTCGGTCAAGCTGGACCCGCAGGCCATCCCCGATCTGCCCGCGCCGCGCCCCGAGTACGAGATCTGGGTGTACTCGCCGCGCGTCGAGGGCGTGCATCTGCGCTTCGGCAAGGTCGCACGCGGCGGCCTGCGCTGGTCGGACCGGCGGGAGGACTTCCGTACGGAGATCCTCGGCCTGGTCAAGGCGCAGGAGGTGAAGAACACCGTCATCGTGCCGGTCGGCGCCAAGGGCGGCTTCGTCTGCAAGCAGCTTCCCGACCCGGCCGCAGACCGCGACGCCTGGCTGGCCGAAGGCATCGCCTGCTACAAGACGTTCATCTCGGGGCTGCTCGACATCACCGACAATCTCGTCGCCGGCGACGTCGTGCACCCGGAGGACGTGGTCCGTCACGACGAGGACGACACCTACCTCGTGGTCGCCGCCGACAAGGGCACCGCCACGTTCTCCGACATCGCCAACGAGGTCGCCGAGGCGTACGGCTTCTGGCTCGGCGACGCCTTCGCCTCCGGCGGCAGCGCGGGCTACGACCACAAGGGCATGGGCATCACCGCCCGCGGCGCCTGGGAGTCGGTCAAGCGGCACTTCCGCGAACTCGGGCACGACACCCAGACCCAGGACTTCACGGCCGTCGGCGTCGGCGACATGTCGGGCGACGTCTTCGGCAACGGCATGCTGCTGTCCGAACACATCCGCCTCATCGCGGCGTTCGACCACCGGCACATCTTCCTCGACCCCGACCCGGACGCGGCGACGTCGTACGCGGAGCGGCGCCGCCTGTTCGAGCTGCCGCGTTCCTCCTGGGAGGACTACGACACGTCGCTGATCTCCGCGGGCGGCGGCGTCTATCCCCGTACGGCGAAGTCGGTGCCGGTCACGCCGCAGGTGCGGGAGGCCCTCGGCATCGACTCGAAGGCGGGCAAGGTCACCCCGGCGGAGCTGATGCGCGCCATCCTCGCCGCTCCCGTGGACCTGCTGTGGAACGGTGGCATCGGCACCTACGTCAAGGCGTCCACGGAGACGAACGCCGACGTGGGCGACAAGGCCAACGACGCCATCCGCATCGACGGCCAGGACCTGCGGGTGAAGGTCGTCGGTGAGGGAGGCAATCTCGGGCTGACGCAGCTCGGCCGTATCGAGTTCGCCCTGAACGGCGGCCACGTCAACACCGACGCCATCGACAACAGCGCGGGCGTGGACACCTCCGACCACGAGGTGAACATCAAGATCCTGCTCAACTCGGTCGTCACCAACGGCGACATGACCGTCAAGCAGCGCAACACCCTGCTGTCGGAGATGACCGACGAGGTCGCCGAGCTGGTGCTGCGCAACAACTACGCGCAGAACGTGGCGCTCGCCAACTCCATCGAGGTCGCCCCCGGCCTTCTCCAGGCCCACCACCGGCACATCCGCCGCCTGGAGAAGGAGGGCAAGCTCGACCGGGCCCTGGAGTTCCTGCCCAGCGACAAGCAGATCCGTGAGCGGCTGGCGGCCGGACAGGGCCTGACGCAGCCGGAGTTGGCGGTGCTGCTCGCCTACACCAAGATCACGGTGTCGGACGACCTGATCCACACCACGCTCCCCGACGACCCGTACCTCCAGCAGCTCGCGCAGGCCTACTTCCCGCGTGCGCTGCGCGAAAAGTTCCCCGAGGAGATCGTCGGGCACGCGCTGCGCCGCGAGATCGTCACGACGCTGCTCGTCAACGACACGGTCAACAGCGGCGGTTCCAGCCTCGTGCACCGCATGAAGGAGGAGACCGGCGCCTCCACGGAGGAGGTCGTACGGGCACACACCGCCGCACGTGCGATCTTCCGGCTCGGTGAGATCTGGGACGAGGCGGAGGCTTTGGACAACATCGTCGCCGCCGACGTGCTCACCAGCATCAGGCTCCAGTCGCGGCGCCTCGTCGAGCGCGGCACGCGCTGGCTGCTGAACAACCGCCCGCAGCCGCTGCAACTGGCCGAGACGATCGAGCTGTTCAGCGACCGTGTGGCGACCGTGTGGGACGAGCTGCCGAAGCTCCTCAAGGGCGACGACCGCGCATGGCACCAGGCGATCCTGGACCGGCTGGACGGCGCGGGCGTCCCGTCCGAACTGGCCCTGCGGGTCGCCGGGTTCTCCGCGGCGTTCTCCGGTCTGGACGTCGTCGCCGTCGCGGACCGTACGGGCGTGCAGCTCCTCGACGTCGCCGCCGTCTACCACGATCTGGCGGACCGGCTCGGCATCACCCAGCTCCAGGAGCGCGTCAGCGAGCTGCCGCGCGCCGACCGCTGGCAGTCCATGGCGCGGTCGGCGATCCGCGAAGACCTGTACGCGGCACACCAGTTGATCGCCGCGGACGTGCTGTCGGAGGGCGACGGCGCGGCCACGCCCGAGCAGCGGTACGAGAAGTGGGAGGCGAAGAACAAGACCATCCTCTCCCGCGCCCGTGCCACGCTCGACGAGATCCAGGCGTCGGAGACCTTCGACCTGGCGAACCTCTCGGTCGCGATGCGGACGATGCGGACGCTGCTGCGCAGCAACCGCTGA
- a CDS encoding glycosyltransferase family 4 protein: MKIAFLLDNAYGIGGTIRSTVNLSRALADRHSVEVVSLRRTVRDTALTFDPRVKMTHLLELRRTERGYDGDDPRFREASHRFTEGADHLERGVATRLGDVRVEEYLRETDADVVIATRPKINDYLAAYGSDRYLRIGQEHLTHSMHSEHVRTHQDAAIPLLDAFVTVSYADAANYRAAISGSGTETAEGDALITCIPNAVPAVDVEPSDGESRLIVAAGRLIKVKRYDRLLKAFALVSQRHPDWRLRLYGRGRQQAALRASIDSLGLYDRAFLMGPAAPIESEWAKGAIAAVTSDAESFGMTLVEAMHCGVPVVSTDCPYGPGEIISNGQDGLLSPLGPTEKDSVRAYADALTRLIENPELRYRMSQAALEKAARYSPDRIAGEYEQLIEKLLEQRGSGTARAAALAGAERAGTEGAAVADPGGAVAAGEDAGAVAGAAPAQATGAAPAEAPAAGQDSAPPGPAPQAAGAAPAAGSPQAAPVQASASAPQRPGRSAHAPSPSAGSTPKPAPAAGTSPAAGQKPSPAAPKPPPNRPFRRFALRVAGPVLRPAVRAWRRRRDVNRPAAKLRRPMARTRVALDGSLVVRLLAKRLPKTPSMLLVRSRRESGAPHRIPLPPRSHAVDGWVEVRLDRTTHPLSEDRWDTYVERVADKKRKRIRSELVETARLLSMPAPVDGDGVLTPWVPYTTLDGYLAVRAWRRPGHAEVTSVELGRESCTVRAELYGRAATATAPDGGAVVGVARSKSEPDFELPFEFTPGLVPSLSFEVPYELPAALDSGNLKGVWDLWFRTGGEDAPRVRFGRLLGDLADRKKTDLVPRVRLGETETGLWFYFSLVNDLVVAMQPLPPEKPTAAAPAKAGAVPGTSGQSTPSGSSASSAPSAPSSPGTAAG, encoded by the coding sequence ATGAAAATCGCCTTTCTGCTGGACAATGCCTACGGAATCGGCGGAACGATCCGCTCCACGGTGAATCTCTCCCGTGCCCTTGCCGACCGCCACTCGGTCGAGGTCGTCAGTCTCCGCCGTACGGTCCGCGACACCGCCCTCACCTTCGACCCACGGGTCAAGATGACCCACCTGCTGGAACTGCGCCGGACCGAGCGCGGCTACGACGGCGACGACCCCCGATTCCGCGAGGCCAGCCACCGCTTCACCGAGGGCGCCGACCATCTGGAGCGAGGCGTCGCCACACGCCTCGGCGACGTGCGCGTCGAGGAGTATCTGCGCGAGACCGACGCCGACGTCGTCATCGCCACACGGCCCAAGATCAACGACTATCTCGCGGCGTACGGCAGCGACCGCTATCTGCGCATCGGCCAGGAACACCTCACCCACTCCATGCACAGCGAGCATGTGCGCACCCACCAGGACGCGGCGATCCCGCTGCTCGACGCCTTCGTCACCGTCTCCTACGCCGACGCCGCCAACTATCGCGCCGCCATCAGCGGCAGCGGCACCGAGACCGCGGAGGGCGACGCCCTCATCACCTGCATCCCCAACGCCGTGCCCGCCGTGGACGTCGAACCGTCCGACGGCGAGAGCAGACTGATCGTCGCCGCGGGCCGCCTGATCAAGGTCAAGCGCTACGACCGTCTCCTCAAGGCGTTCGCCCTCGTATCGCAGCGGCACCCGGACTGGCGGCTGCGGCTGTACGGACGCGGCAGACAGCAGGCGGCGCTGCGGGCGAGCATCGACAGCCTCGGCCTCTACGACCGCGCGTTCCTCATGGGCCCGGCCGCGCCCATCGAGTCGGAGTGGGCGAAGGGCGCCATCGCCGCCGTGACGTCCGACGCGGAGTCGTTCGGCATGACTCTCGTCGAGGCCATGCACTGCGGGGTGCCGGTGGTGAGCACGGACTGCCCGTACGGGCCGGGAGAGATCATCAGCAACGGCCAGGACGGTCTGCTCTCGCCGCTGGGCCCCACCGAGAAGGACAGCGTCCGTGCCTACGCGGACGCGCTGACCCGGCTGATCGAGAACCCCGAACTGCGGTACCGGATGAGCCAGGCCGCGCTGGAGAAGGCGGCCCGCTACTCGCCCGACCGCATCGCCGGGGAGTACGAGCAGTTGATCGAGAAGCTGCTGGAGCAGCGCGGGAGCGGAACCGCCCGTGCCGCTGCCCTGGCGGGGGCCGAGAGAGCGGGGACCGAGGGCGCCGCGGTCGCGGACCCCGGAGGTGCCGTGGCGGCGGGCGAGGACGCGGGCGCGGTCGCGGGGGCAGCGCCCGCGCAGGCCACGGGCGCCGCACCGGCCGAGGCACCGGCAGCGGGCCAGGACTCGGCTCCCCCTGGCCCGGCTCCCCAGGCGGCGGGTGCCGCACCGGCCGCAGGCTCCCCGCAGGCCGCCCCCGTGCAGGCGTCCGCGTCCGCACCGCAGCGCCCCGGCAGGTCCGCGCACGCCCCCTCCCCCTCGGCAGGGTCCACCCCGAAGCCGGCGCCCGCCGCCGGGACTTCGCCCGCGGCGGGCCAGAAGCCGAGCCCCGCGGCGCCCAAGCCGCCGCCGAACCGTCCCTTTCGCCGCTTCGCCCTCCGGGTCGCCGGTCCCGTGCTGCGTCCGGCCGTACGGGCCTGGCGGCGCCGCCGTGACGTGAACCGTCCCGCCGCGAAGCTGCGCCGCCCCATGGCCCGTACCCGCGTCGCCCTCGACGGGTCGCTGGTGGTCCGGCTCCTCGCCAAGCGGCTGCCGAAGACCCCGTCCATGCTGCTGGTCCGCTCACGCCGCGAGAGCGGAGCCCCCCACCGGATTCCGCTTCCGCCGCGCTCACACGCCGTGGACGGCTGGGTCGAGGTACGGCTGGACCGCACGACACATCCGCTGAGCGAGGACCGCTGGGATACGTACGTGGAGCGCGTCGCGGACAAGAAGCGCAAGCGCATCCGCTCCGAACTCGTGGAGACCGCCCGGCTGTTGTCGATGCCCGCGCCCGTCGACGGCGACGGCGTGCTCACGCCCTGGGTGCCGTACACCACCCTCGACGGCTACCTGGCCGTGCGTGCCTGGCGCCGCCCGGGGCACGCCGAGGTCACCTCCGTTGAGCTTGGCCGGGAGAGCTGCACCGTACGGGCCGAGCTTTACGGGCGTGCGGCGACGGCCACGGCGCCGGACGGCGGTGCGGTCGTCGGCGTTGCCCGATCCAAGTCCGAACCGGACTTCGAGCTTCCCTTCGAGTTCACTCCGGGGCTTGTGCCCTCGCTCTCCTTCGAGGTGCCCTACGAGCTGCCCGCCGCGCTGGACTCGGGGAATCTGAAGGGCGTGTGGGACCTGTGGTTCCGTACGGGCGGCGAGGACGCGCCGCGCGTGCGTTTCGGGAGGCTGCTCGGCGACCTGGCCGACCGTAAGAAGACCGATCTGGTGCCGCGCGTGCGGCTCGGCGAGACCGAGACCGGGCTGTGGTTCTACTTCTCGCTCGTCAACGATCTGGTCGTGGCCATGCAGCCGCTGCCCCCGGAGAAGCCGACGGCGGCAGCACCCGCCAAGGCCGGTGCCGTGCCCGGGACTTCGGGTCAGAGCACTCCGTCGGGCTCCTCCGCCTCGTCCGCCCCGTCAGCGCCTTCGTCACCGGGCACGGCGGCCGGCTGA